GGGTTTTGCCATAGGGACAACATACCACATCGAACAAGAGACGGCCCAAAGGTATCGGCAGATTGAACAGGAATGTCTTATATAGCCGATCCTGATGCTAGTAAGATTCATTTCATGCAGAATGCTATTTTCTCAGCAATCATGCATAACGCTATATGCCTGGGATTTGACCTAAACGCGGTGGCTGCATGCAGTTTCTCCTACATATCACCATTCTACCAACCTAATGCTACGCCTCAGACTGATCCAAAAGACCTTCTCACATCAGCGAATCTACCGACGACTAATACGATGCCGGCGAACCTTCGTCCCACATTAAGCCAGCTACTTATTCCTCACCATGCCAGCCTGGATCTCATCCCACTTCCGCTGCTTCATGAACGGGCAATCATGCTCTCGGCTGCTATGCCCATTGCATACAATTTGACGGAATTTAAAACAGATATCTTTGTTCGAGGAGGTCTAATGGTCTGGTCTTCATCCGCAACAGAACTCAGCGATGCAGTGACAAATACAAAGAGAAGTTGTTTACAGCCATGGGATAGCGAATGCTGGGAGGCTGCTCCCTGGTTCCTCGAAAAATGGAgcattgttgttgatgggcGGCAAGGTGAGCTTGGGAGGAGGAGTCTACGAGACGTCTAGGTCATTGGCTTCAAAGAACTGAAGAAATGCCTTCCAGGAGTTTAGGCCTTGGGGCCGTGAGAAGACTATAGTTAGCTATTCTCTTTTACTCTTTATTCAGGCACATCATAGACAGATACCTGTCACATATGCATCAACCAGACGATTATATTCTTCATTATAGGATCCTGTCAACTAAATTTGGTTCTGGATAATTGTCAAAAGACTATCACTGCCCATGCACCTTCACAGCTCGTTCCGATTCAATACTCAATGCAGTGGCGAACATTTGCCTAGCAATTCTGCGAGATACTACATTTATAACGGCATCTAACAGATCTCACAGCATACAAGTAGCTCCTGTTGGTCCGATGAGGATGGTCCGATGGTCCGGTGGTCCGATAATCTGCTAACGTTGGCCTTTGGTCTATTACTTCCCGCTTCAAGGGGATAAAGTCAAGGCGCTGCCAATAGGAAGTACATGTTCTCATTTTCATCAAAATCATATTGTTTCCTGTCTCACAGTTCTCCCGTACCTTTTCTCTACCTTATCTATCCCATTTCTTATTCGCATCAGATCTTCATTAGCATCAACTTCGACATCTTCTGCGCTCAATGgcaacctcatcatcgcttGTTAACCTAATTCTCAATTAATCGCAATTGAGAAGGGTAAACGTGGCACTATAAAATAAATCAGCTCATTCAACGTCTTAGAATGTCGGAAGAAGACGGCATCCATCAACTCAATCGCAGCTACAGCCCAGCTCTCAACCTAGTCCCTCCCAACTCCAAGTCTAAGCGATACGACGACGCATTAGCCTACTTTCGAACGATTCCATGGTGTGCGGAGCTGCTAGAAGCTTCTGGCACTCATTACTTCCTCCCTAACTGCCGAAATCCAGCTTCGGATCACCGAGACCAATTCTTTAGCACGACCCTAGCCACACCAACTACTCTGAAACACGTCTTGTGCTTTTTTACGACAGAGGACCGAGATGTGCTACAGGATACATCAATGCCTATTGCCAAGGTGCAGACACTTTACGCTCCAGAGGACGGCCTCGGTGGTATCGGATCAATGATGCATGGTGGAATGATTATGGCCTTGCTTGATGAGTCCTCAAATGTACTGCTCGAGATCAACACTGTAATGAACAAACAAGGTACTATGTTTGAAGCAGGAAGTGTTACGGGGGGGATGGAAATTAAATTTACAAGACCTGTTATCACCGGGCAAACAGTTTTAGCTACAGCCAGCATCGATGCAGTTGATGGACGTAAGATGAGGATCAACTGCGACATACGCGACGAAGATGGAATAATATTAGCCAGGGCATCTAGCACATGGTTTGTCGTTAAACATCACCTCTAAAGCAAAGATATGCTTAAGGAATCTCCTTATAATATGGAACATAAAGATTTCCTAACTCCAGTTGACATTTTGACTAGACGATGACCATCTTCCGATGTCTAACTAAGGGCAACGTGGTTTTTGCTACATCACTAAATCAGATCATAATACTTCGATGCTTAAACTAGAAGATGTGAGAGGCATATTTAGGAGAATCAGATGACATACACTGAGGCAGTGAGCTACAGATGGTGTATGTTTGACGACTGATCACGATTCCATATTGGAAGGCGTGTCGTGCCTGTGAAGAATAATGGAATCAATTCTATGTTAAATTGTTAATGATTCAGAAGCTCTCacatcaagaaggagattaTCTGAAGAGGATAAATAATTCTCATAGTAACTCCAGTTGAGTATGAATTGGGGTGAATGCGCAACCCTTTTCCCCATAAATAGCACAACAGTACAAATCGCTTCCTTTATAATCTGATAGCTCTATCCATAGCCAGGTAAATGTTTTACCGGCTACGAGGACTTTGTTGAGACTCTAATAGTTCATTAACTCCTGCCAGGAGCCCAATGGTTGCGAAAACCTCAACACAACATGCcgctcatcaccagcataAACAGATATGCCCTGAACTCTCGCCGCAGCTGGTATATCATTTGAGCATCCAACGATAACAGCGCCTTCTTCTAAACTCATGAGTCTCTGTGCGGCCTTGGCCACCAAAGCGCTGTTCCATAGACCTTCCTGCATTGGATTCCAGGTCATTAGCTCTATAGCTCTTCTCCTGATGAAAGGGTCACGACATCTGGTAATAATGGCGAATAGGATAGGTATAACGCCAGTATCCATGTGAAAACGGGGGCGCTTGTTGGATGTTGCCTCCGAGTCATAAATTTGCATTAATGCCTCGGCAAAATCGAGCATCTCGTTGAATTGATTGGAGTATTCATCCCACACGCTTTCATCGTCATTTCCTCTGGAGTCAACAGTACACAAGTGAGTAGCTAGGTACCTTTTCTGCAGCTCGAGCAATGTGAGGGCCCTCCTGTTCGCAGCACTTGCAAGTAACTGGCTGTTTTTTCGTTGAAATGCATCAAATGCGCGGCACCATTCTCCAAAGCAGTTGACTAGGGCACATAGCGCTTCTTGGTCTGAGGGTCTGTCGAGTATCCACTGCAATGCAATATCATGGATTGCTTCTCTAGCTTCTGAAAGTTGTTGGAACGTAAATTCGGGCGGGCTTGACCTTTGACATTCAGGTACGGCGTAACTCATCTCCAGTAACCCATCTATCGAGTTCCCAAAAATCTATATATACCATATGTTAGAATTTCTTTTTAGTACATCAAAATGGTACGAATACTTGCCCATGATATTTGAAGTGTGAGGCGATTAAAGAAAGCCACGATAAGGTGGAAGAGATGATTGCCGGCAGATATGGTCGGCCGTATTTCTCTCATCATTCTACAACCAGATGTGTAAAGTTTTATGGCGGATCTCATATGCCCTCGGAGAATCTGGGTCAGTCAGTAATTAAAATGAGAAGATCTAGAAGGCAATATACCTCAACACATATAAATATAACACATGATACCAGGTGTATCAATGACAGGTCGTGCCGGACACCGGAGAGGCTATTGATGGCAAGATTGTAATGACGCAAAGCAAACGAAGCGTCACCGCCGGGACTGCGATCTATGTATCTCTCGTGGTATGTGGATAGAGCGACAAGTGCGTGCCAAATGCAGGGTTCTGAGTAAGCCAACTGCAGGACCCTTGTACTCCAAAACTCATCAGGGAAGAACATTAAAAGCTGCTGTATTGTTTGTTCGGTGAAAAACTGTATGGAGCGAGCCACACGATGGACGTCATGATTCTGCACGTgtatcatcatccatctcagtTGCGGGGCCGGTGATGGGTTGGACGATGATTTGGTAGTGACCCGGTAGCCGTCGCAGGAGTAGCCGGATGAGGTGCCTACTCAGGTGAGCATCCAGATAAAGTATACATAATACATGTAAGTGCTAACTCAA
This genomic interval from Trichoderma breve strain T069 chromosome 7 map unlocalized scaffold00008, whole genome shotgun sequence contains the following:
- a CDS encoding thioesterase superfamily domain-containing protein, with the translated sequence MSEEDGIHQLNRSYSPALNLVPPNSKSKRYDDALAYFRTIPWCAELLEASGTHYFLPNCRNPASDHRDQFFSTTLATPTTLKHVLCFFTTEDRDVLQDTSMPIAKVQTLYAPEDGLGGIGSMMHGGMIMALLDESSNVLLEINTVMNKQGTMFEAGSVTGGMEIKFTRPVITGQTVLATASIDAVDGRKMRINCDIRDEDGIILARASSTWFVVKHHL